In Aedes albopictus strain Foshan chromosome 3, AalbF5, whole genome shotgun sequence, the following are encoded in one genomic region:
- the LOC109402922 gene encoding zinc metalloproteinase nas-13-like → MISTVLLCVGFALFISLGSCYPRTDRPPDPKHGSSGTHSEEERSRIAVLIDELSDDEEANPWELSGLFEGDMLLESHSARNGVLNDTLRWTDATVPYYIHDEDFTDEEELVILKALKEYHNKTCIKFRPYHKTDTNYVVFRSNASGCWSSVGMQSEGQIVNLQSPGCIKHGVVVHELLHALGFFHQQSAANRDDYVKILWENIEPGHEHNFNKYNDSVVTSYGVEYDYGSVMHYSGKAFSKNKEPTIEALQPNVTLGQRNGLSEKDVTKLEQMYQSRCAQRTGTDAAASPSFMDHFNSLLGLATNHVLP, encoded by the exons ATGATTTCAACAGTGCTTCTATGCGTCGGATTTGCGTTGTTCATCAGTTTGGGAAGCTGCTACCCGCGAACGGATCGACCACCGGATCCTAAACATGGAAGCAGTGGGACACACAGCGAAGAAGAGCGGTCCCGAATAGCTGTCCTAATCGATGAACTGTCCGATGACGAGGAGGCGAATCCTTGGGAACTCAGTGGACTGTTCGAAGGAGATATGCTGCTGGAGTCACACAGCGCTCGTAACGGGGTTTTGAATGACACCCTGCGTTGGACTGACGCTACCGTACCATATTACATCCACGATGAAGACTTCA CTGACGAGGAAGAACTGGTCATACTCAAGGCCTTAAAAGAGTACCACAATAAGACGTGCATAAAATTCCGGCCTTACCATAAGACCGACACAAACTACGTTGTCTTCCGGTCGAATGCAAGTGGCTGTTGGTCCAGCGTTGGAATGCAATCAGAAGGCCAAATTGTGAATCTCCAGTCTCCAGGATGTATTAAACACGGAGTGGTGGTTCACGAGTTGTTACACGCGTTAGGGTTTTTCCACCAGCAGAGCGCTGCCAACAGAGACGACTACGTAAAAATACTCTGGGAGAACATCGAGCCTGGTCATGAGCACAACTTCAACAAGTACAACGACAGCGTGGTGACTAGCTATGGAGTGGAGTACGACTACGGTAGTGTAATGCACTACAGTGGCAAGGCCTTCTCGAAGAACAAAGAACCTACAATCGAAGCCCTACAGCCGAATGTTACGCTGGGACAACGAAACGGTCTCAGCGAAAAGGACGTCACCAAGCTAGAGCAGATGTATCAAAGTCGCTGCGCTCAGCGCACCGGAACGGATGCAGCAGCATCGCCAAGCTTTATGGACCACTTTAACTCCTTGCTCGGTCTCGCGACCAACCATGTGCTACCGTAG